The following proteins come from a genomic window of Metarhizium brunneum chromosome 2, complete sequence:
- the MRPL16 gene encoding mitochondrial 54S ribosomal protein uL16m — protein sequence MASVNSSAFLNAFRGLRICASIPLRQIRTPILRQSRTLEAAALLPNVRAFSTTSPVLGTWLEPSLNRKKKMAKGRPRVATGGSTKGTTVIWGDYGLRMIDHHRRISAKQLKMAEDTIKVRLRGEKYRLYKRKCCNVGVYVSGNEMRMGKGKGSFDHWATRMAVSQVLFEIKGRIHEQIVRDAFRLAGNKLPGQWEFVKKGDAPVVGITKLDGITLEDLKRPRRQIAPTELLQASASTPVTESGSTSDASRSP from the exons ATGGCGTCTGTCAACTCGTCAGCATTCCTCAATGCCTTCCGAGGGCTGAGAATTTGTGCTTCAATACCCCTGCGACAGATTCGAACTCCTATTTTACGTCAATCAAGGACTCTTGAGGCGGCAGCGCTGCTCCCAAATGTCCGGGCTTTTTCTACCACATCCCCCGTCCTCGGGACGTGGCTGGAACCAAGTTTGaacagaaagaagaagatggccaagGGTCGCCCGCGAGTAGCTACGGGCGGATCAACAAAGGGCACCACTGTCATTTGGGGCGACTATGGTCTGCGCATGATTGACCACCACAGAAGAATCAGCGCCAAGCAATTGAAGATGGCTGAGGACACAATCAAAGTGCGACTTCGAGGCGAGAAATACCGATTGTACAAGCGAAAGTGTTGCAATGTCGGTGTCTACGTCAGCGGTAACGAG ATGCGTATGGGTAAAGGCAAAGGTTCCTTTGATCACTGGGCAACGAGAATGGCCGTAAGCCAGGTGCTTTTTGAGATCAAGGGGCGAATTCACGAGCAGATTGTAAGAGATGCTTTCCGTCTGGCAGGAAACAAGTTGCCTG GCCAGTGGGAATTTGTCAAGAAGGGCGACGCTCCTGTTGTTGGTATTACGAAGTTGGATGGAATTACTTTGGAGGATTTGAAGCGACCGAGGAGACAAATCGCACCGACCGAGTTGCTTCAGGCCTCTGCCTCTACGCCTGTTACCGAATCTGGCAGCACGAGTGACGCTTCTCGTTCGCCATGA
- the rfc1 gene encoding Replication factor C subunit 1 — protein MPDIRSFFTPKGGAAPKPAPTKSEDAPKSKRTKNRKVVEDSDEDEVVETKPAVKAAPRKKKTDPEPQGVVISADDYFASSKKRANSKQSTPKRGSSKTPVKEEIPVRASPRHKKPDAAVQNGSPAKKKPTTSYKKHHVDDDDDAYIDDGDNDGDDIYAADVKGQNKRKNDDYAEEESEEEVLPKPKRVASRGQAATAKDKKTNSRATPAASRKRKSPEQESEEEEEELPRKKPTATKPRAPRVKKADEPEDSEIQNILDSVATVRPPTPPPKDPDAKFDWRKAAAGGGNASIQPVASADLPEGEEECLSGLSFVFTGVLQTIGRDEAQALVKRYGGKVTGQPSGKTSFVVLGDDAGPSKLAKIKSHGIKTIDENGLFDLIRKLPAYGGSGKGAQKAQEKKKAEEEKVKQQIAEMEAEEKKRKSEAVKAAQEAASARGAAGPPPQPAPAQAAQLLTSKYAPTQLSHICGNKAQVEKIQTWLRNWPKAKKYNFQRRGADGLGGERAIIISGPPGIGKTTAAHLAAKLEGYDVLESNASDVRSKKLVENGVSDVMNNTSLLGYFAGDGKSVDAAKKKIVLVMDEVDGMSAGDRGGVGALAKFCKKTEVPLILICNERRLPKMKPFDHVAFDIRFNRPTVDQVRSRIMTICHREGLKLPPPVVDALIEGSNKDIRQIINMISTAKLDQTTMNFDEGKAMTKAWEKHVILKPWDICQKMLGSGLFAPASKATLNDKIELYFNDHEFSFLMIQENYLRTKPMALNGKGYNKREEQLKALELFDQAAESISDGDLVDRMIHGPQQHWSLMPTHAVFSTVRPASFISGQLLGSNFTSWLGNFSKQGKLGRYAREIHSHMRLKSSGDHNEVRQQYLPVLWKQLVNRLENEGTNAVPEVIDLMDSYFLTREDFDAIQELGVGPMTEEKVSIESKTKAAFTRTYNSMNHPVPFMKASNVIAPKKQTKEVPDLEEAIEEEDDGQAAEVPDVDEDEIDLKKDKYIKQPKKKPAKKSATKAAADNDGDDPPKSKGKTKGKTKK, from the exons ATGCCTGATATCCGGTCCTTCTTCACCCCCAAGGGTGGTGCAGCTCCCAAGCCCGCACCGACCAAGAGTGAAGATGCTCCCAAATCAAAGCGAACGA AAAATCGAAAGGTTGTCGAGGACagcgatgaggatgaagttgT GGAAACCAAACCAGCCGTAAAGGCTGCTCCCAGGAAAAAGAAGAC TGATCCGGAACCGCAAGGAGTCGTTATTTCCGCAGACGACTACTTTGCTTCATCCAAGAAGAGGGCGAATTCCAAGCAATCAACACCAAAGAGGGGAAGCTCAAAAACGCCAGTTAAGGAGGAGATCCCTGTCAGAGCAAGTCCACGACATAAAAAGCCAGATGCAGCCGTACAAAATGGGTCACCagcgaagaagaagcccacGACATCCTACAAGAAGCATCatgttgacgatgatgacgatgcatACATAGATGATGGAGATAACGATGGAGACGATATTTATGCCGCCGATGTCAAAGGTCAAAACAAACGTAAGAACGATGACTATGCTGAAGAAGAGTCCGAAGAAGAGGTACTACCGAAACCGAAACGTGTTGCCAGTCGTGGACAGGCCGCAACGGCGAAGGACAAAAAAACCAACAGTCGAGCTACGCCAGCGGCTAGCAGGAAGCGCAAATCTCCGGAACAGGAAtcggaagaggaagaggaggagtTGCCTCGAAAGAAACCAACCGCGACGAAACCACGTGCTCCTCGAGTCAAGAAGGCAGATGAGCCTGAAGACTCAGAGATCCAAAATATCCTTGATAGTGTAGCCACTGTGAGaccgccaacaccaccccCAAAGGATCCTGACGCCAAGTTTGACTGGAGgaaagctgctgctggaggaggcaATGCTTCAATACAACCCGTGGCGTCAGCCGACCTACCAGAAGGTGAGGAAGAGTGCCTCTCTGGTTTGTCATTTGTCTTCACTGGTGTCTTGCAAACGATCGGGCGGGATGAAGCCCAAGCACTTGTCAAGCGCTATGGCGGTAAAGTGACAGGTCAGCCAAGCGGCAAGACGAGTTTTGTTGttcttggtgatgatgccgggcCCAGCAAGCTGGCAAAGATCAAGTCTCATGGTATCAAGACCATTGACGAGAACGGTCTGTTTGACCTTATTCGCAAATTGCCTGCCTATGGTGGCTCTGGCAAGGGGGCACAGAAAGCgcaggagaagaaaaaggcggaagaggagaaagTGAAGCAGCAAATTGCGGAAATGGAagcagaggaaaagaaacgAAAATCAGAAGCTGTCAAGGCAGctcaagaagcagccagCGCCCGCGGTGCTGCTGgccctcctcctcagccTGCGCCAGCCCAAGCCGCCCAGCTTCTCACATCCAAGTATGCCCCTACGCAACTGAGCCATATTTGCGGCAACAAGGCTCAGGTGGAAAAGATTCAAACTTGGCTTCGAAATTGGCCCAAGGCTAAAAAGTACAACTTTCAGCGACGCGGCGCAGACGGTCTAGGCGGAGAGCGGGCCATAATCATCTCTGGTCCGCCAGGCATTGGCAAAACGACTGCTGCTCATCTTGCCGCCAAGCTGGAAGGCTATGATGTCTTGGAGAGCAATGCAAGTGATGTAAGGAGCAAGAAGCTGGTCGAAAACGGCGTGAGCGATGTTATGAATAACACCTCCTTGCTGGGATACTTTGCTGGCGATGGCAAATCCGTTGATGCGGCCAAGAAAAAGATCGTGCTTGTCATGGACGAAGTGGACGGCATGTCCGCCGGTGACCGAGGTGGTGTTGGAGCTCTTGCCAAGTTTTGCAAGAAGACGGAGGTCCCGTTGATCCTCATCTGTAACGAACGTCGGCTCCCGAAGATGAAGCCCTTTGACCACGTTGCTTTTGATATCAGATTCAACAGACCGACAGTTGACCAAGTGCGATCGAGAATCATGACCATCTGCCACCGCGAGGGCCTCAAGCTCCCTCCACCGGTGGTTGATGCCTTGATCGAAGGCAGCAACAAGGATATTCGACAAATCATTAACATGATTTCCACCGCCAAACTCGACCAGACGACCATGAATTTTGACGAGGGCAAGGCCATGACAAAGGCGTGGGAGAAGCATGTGATCCTAAAGCCCTGGGATATTTGCCAAAAGATGCTCGGAAGCGGTCTCTTCGCCCCCGCGAGCAAGGCAACCCTAAATGACAAGATTGAACTGTACTTTAACGATCACGAGTTCAGCTTCCTCATGATCCAAGAGAACTATCTACGAACCAAGCCAATGGCACTAAATGGGAAAGGATACAATAAGCGGGAGGAACAGTTGAAAGCTCTGGAGCTGTTTGATCAGGCAGCTGAGAGTATCAGCGACGGTGACCTCGTTGATCGCATGATTCACGGCCCTCAGCAACACTGGAGTCTGATGCCTACTCATGCGGTATTCAGCACCGTCCGACCGGCAAGCTTCATTTCTGGACAGCTGTTGGGATCCAACTTTACGTCCTGGCTAGGCAACTTTAGCAAGCAGGGCAAATTGGGCAGATATGCCCGCGAGATTCACTCGCACATGCGTCTCAAGTCCTCGGGCGACCACAACGAGGTCCGACAGCAGTATCTGCCTGTGCTCTGGAAACAGCTTGTGAACCGCTTGGAAAATGAAGGAACGAATGCGGTGCCCGAGGTCATTGATCTCATGGACAGCTACTTCCTCACCAGAGAAGACTTTGATGCCATTCAGGAGCTTGGAGTTGGACCAATGACAGAAGAGAAGGTTTCTATTGAATCGAAGACAAAGGCTGCCTTCACGAGAAC ATACAATTCAATGAACCACCCTGTCCCGTTTATGAAAGCGAGCAATGTTATTGCACCCAAGAAGCAGACAAAGGAAGTGCCCGACTTGGAAGAAGCTattgaagaggaagacgatgGACAGGCGGCTGAAGTTCCAGACGTCGACGAAGATGAAATTGATCTCAAGAAGGACAAGTATATCAAGCAGCCCAAGAAGAAACCCGCCAAGAAGTCTGCCACCAAAGCTGCCGCAGATAATGACGGGGACGACCCGCCCAAAAGCAAGGGCAAAACCAAAGGAAAGACGAAGAAGTAG
- the RFC5 gene encoding Replication factor C subunit 5, whose protein sequence is MALIVDKHRPRSLDALTYHPELSHRLQSLAQSGDFPHLLVYGPSGAGKKTRIVATLKELYGPGVEKIKIDSRVFQTTSNRKLEFNIVTSVYHLEITPSDVGNYDRVVVQDLLKEVAQTQQVDQSAKQRFKVVVINEADQLSRDAQAALRRTMEKYSPNLRLILLANSTANIIAPIRSRTLLVRVAAPTHEEICSVLAMSAKKEGWGVVKGLHQRIAMESGRNLRRALLMYEAVHAQNEKVSEDTPIPPADWEALIGQIAKEIMDEHTPARILQVRAKFYDLLTHCIPPTTILKTLTFKLLNLIDDGLKGEVIQWSAFYEHRIKTGTKVIFHLEAFVAKFMRILEMYLMSMEM, encoded by the exons ATGGCCCTCATAGTCGACAAGCATCGACCACGATCCCTCGACGCTCTCACATACCACCCAGAGCTCTCCCACCGTCTCCAATCTCTA GCACAAAGCGGCGACTTCCCGCATCTCCTCGTCTACGGCCCCTCGGGCGCCGGCAAAAAAACACGAATTGTAGCAACTCTCAAGGAGCTCTACGGACCAGGCGTAGAAAAGATCAAAATCGACTCGCGCGTCTTCCAGACCACCAGCAACCGCAAGCTCGAGTTCAACATTGTCACATCCGTGTACCACCTCGAAATCACACCCTCCGACGTAGGCAACTACGACCGGGTCGTCGTGCAAGATTTACTAAAGGAGGTCGCGCAGACGCAGCAGGTGGACCAGTCCGCCAAGCAGCGATTCAAGGTCGTTGTCATCAATGAGGCGGATCAGCTCTCGCGAGATGCGCAGGCGGCGCTGCGTCGAACCATGGAGAAGTACTCGCCCAACTTGCGGCTCATCCTGCTAGCGAATTCGACGGCAAACATCATCGCTCCGATTCGGTCAAGGACACTGCTTGTGAGAGTTGCCGCCCCGACGCACGAGGAGATTTGCAGCGTGTTGGCTATGTCTGCAAAGAAGGAGGGTTGGGGGGTGGTCAAGGGGTTGCACCAGAGGATCGCCATGGAGAGTGGGCGGAATTTAAGGAGGGCGTTGTTGATGTACGAGGCTGTCCACGCGCAAAA TGAGAAAGTGTCTGAAGATACGCCCATACCTCCAGCAGACTGGGAGGCTTTAATCGGCCAGATCGCCAAAGAAATCATGGATGAGCACACGCCGGCGCGAATCCTGCAAGTCCGCGCCAAGTTCTACGACCTGCTAACGCACTGTATCCCGCCTACGACAATTCTCAAAACCCTCACGTTCAAGCTCCTTAACCTAATTGACGACGGTCTCAAGGGCGAGGTGATTCAGTGGTCTGCGTTTTATGAGCATCGTATTAAGACGGGGACAAAGGTGATTTTTCATTTGGAGGCATTTGTGGCCAAGTTTATGCGTATTCTTGAGATGTATCTCATGAGTATGGAGATGTAA